ATATATCGTAGAAATAGCGAAGGCAGGCTCCCTGACCAAAGCCGCTCAGAACAAGCACGTGACACTCTCTGCCATCAGCCAGTCACTCGCCAGTCTGGAAGCAGAGCTAGGCGTTACTCTGTTTACACGTTCGCGCTTAGGAGCTGTACCGACCTCTGAAGGGCGTATCATCATCAAAAAAGCGTTTGAAGCCTTGGGGAAAATCCAGGAGATCTGGGAGGAAGCACAAAACTACACGAACACGTTGACGGGTGAGCTGAGACTCGCCACGATTCCCGGTCCCATGAATCTACTGGTCGATGCCGTCGCGAGCTTTAAGAAAGATTATCCTCACATCCGTACCGAAATTGCAGAAAAAGGCACGCAGGAAATATTAGAGGACATTCTTCATGACAAGCTGGACATTGGGCTGGTCATCATCCACGAGAACCTGCTCAAAAAGAGCGAGGGACTTGGCTTGGTGTTCGAACAGCTGCTAGAGGGAAAAATGGTCGTCGGTGTCCC
This genomic stretch from Brevibacillus sp. DP1.3A harbors:
- a CDS encoding LysR family transcriptional regulator encodes the protein MHLEQLEYIVEIAKAGSLTKAAQNKHVTLSAISQSLASLEAELGVTLFTRSRLGAVPTSEGRIIIKKAFEALGKIQEIWEEAQNYTNTLTGELRLATIPGPMNLLVDAVASFKKDYPHIRTEIAEKGTQEILEDILHDKLDIGLVIIHENLLKKSEGLGLVFEQLLEGKMVVGVPKNSPLAYQDSVTPEELRKQSFVLYNDDYVKWFVEDFAATYGPVDILFTTNNTEALRNAIRQNLAVTIGLDYSFVHEPHLQDSDSRTLDLDIPYQQPIYYGWVRSAERHYSRISMNFINRLQYDLKSKKYSPLP